The genomic DNA GCGACCCCGCGTAACAGATGGAGACACGATGAGCACGCCCACGACGACGGACACGCAGTCGCCTGCGCCGCACGCTGCCGACAGCCACGATCTGATCCGCGTGCACGGCGCACGCGTGAACAACCTCAAGGACGTCAGCATCGAGATCCCGAAGCGCCGGCTGACGGTGTTCACCGGCGTCTCCGGCTCGGGCAAGAGCTCGCTGGTGTTCGGCACGATCGCCGCGGAGTCGCAGCGGTTGATCAACGAGACCTACAGCGCCTTCGTGCAGGGCTTCATGCCGACGCTGGCGCGGCCGGAGGTCGACGTCCTCGAAGGGCTGACGACCGCGATCATCGTCGACCAGCAGCGGATGGGCGCCGACCCCCGCTCCACGGTCGGCACCGCCACCGACGCCCACGCGATGCTGCGGATCCTCTTCAGCCGGCTCGGGCAGCCGCACGTCGGCTCGCCCCAAGCCTTCTCCTTCAACGTCCCCACGGTCCGGGCGAGCGGTGCGATCACGGTCGAACGCGGCGCCCGCAAGACCGAGAAGGCGACCTTCACCCGCCTCGGGGGCATGTGTACGCGCTGTGAAGGCCGGGGCACGGTCACCGATCTCGACCTCACCCAGCTCTACGACGACTCCAAGTCGCTCGCCGAGGGCGCGTTCACCATCCCCGGCTGGAAGTCGGACAGCTTCTGGACCGTGCGAGTCTATGCCGAGTCGGGCTTCGTCGACCCGGACAAGCCGATCCGCGAGTACACGGAGAAGGAACTGCACGACTTCCTCCACAAGGAGCCGACCAAGGTGAAGGTCGACGGTGTCAATCTCACCTACGAGGGACTGATCCCGAAGATCCAGAAGTCGTTCCTCTCCAAGGACCGGGAGGCGATGCAGCCGCACATCCGGGCGTTCGTGGACCGGGCCGTCACCTTCACCGCCTGTCCCGAGTGCGATGGCACCCGCCTCAACGAGGCGGCCCGTTCCTCGCGGATCGGCGGGATCAACATCGCCGAAGCCTGCGCGATGCAGATCAGCGACCTGGCCGCGTGGGTCCGCGGCCTCGACGAGCCGTCGGTGGCGCCGCTGCTCGGCGTGCTGCAGCGCACTCTCGACTCGTTCGTGGAGATCGGGCTGGGCTACCTGTCGCTGGACCGGCCGTCGGGCACGCTGTCGGGCGGCGAGGCGCAGCGCACCAAGATGATCCGCCACCTCGGCTCCTCGCTCACCGATGTCACCTACGTCTTCGACGAGCCCACCACGGGCCTGCACCCCCATGACATCCAGCGGATGAACGAGTTGCTGCTGCGGCTGCGGGACAAGGGCAACACGGTGCTCGTCGTGGAGCACAAGCCGGAGGCGATCGCGATCGCCGACCACGTCGTCGACCTCGGCCCCGGCGCCGGTACGGCGGGTGGCAGCGTCTGCTTCGAGGGCACCGTCGAGGGGCTGCGGGCCGCCGGCACGCTCACCGGCCGCCATCTCGACGACCGGGCCGCGCTGAAGGAGACGGTGCGCACGCCCAAGGGCATGCTGGAGATCCGCGGCGCGACGGCGCACAACCTGCGCGAGGTCGACGTCGACATCCCGCTCGGGGTGCTGTGCGTGGTCACCGGTGTCGCCGGTTCGGGCAAGAGCTCGCTGATCCACGGGTCGATCCCGGCCGGGGCTGGTGTGGTGTCGATCGACCAGGGCGCGATCCGTGGCTCGCGACGGAGCAATCCGGCGACCTACACCGGGCTGCTCGACCCGATCCGCAAGGCGTTCGCGAAGGCCAACGGTGTGAAGCCGGCGCTGTTCAGCGCCAACTCCGAAGGTGCCTGCCCCAACTGCAACGGCGCCGGTGTCATCTACACCGACCTGGCGATGATGGCCGGGGTCGCCACGACCTGCGAGGAGTGCGAGGGCAAGCGGTTCCAGGCGTCGGTGCTGGAGTACCACTTCGGCGGCCGTG from Nonomuraea muscovyensis includes the following:
- a CDS encoding ATP-binding cassette domain-containing protein, whose product is MSTPTTTDTQSPAPHAADSHDLIRVHGARVNNLKDVSIEIPKRRLTVFTGVSGSGKSSLVFGTIAAESQRLINETYSAFVQGFMPTLARPEVDVLEGLTTAIIVDQQRMGADPRSTVGTATDAHAMLRILFSRLGQPHVGSPQAFSFNVPTVRASGAITVERGARKTEKATFTRLGGMCTRCEGRGTVTDLDLTQLYDDSKSLAEGAFTIPGWKSDSFWTVRVYAESGFVDPDKPIREYTEKELHDFLHKEPTKVKVDGVNLTYEGLIPKIQKSFLSKDREAMQPHIRAFVDRAVTFTACPECDGTRLNEAARSSRIGGINIAEACAMQISDLAAWVRGLDEPSVAPLLGVLQRTLDSFVEIGLGYLSLDRPSGTLSGGEAQRTKMIRHLGSSLTDVTYVFDEPTTGLHPHDIQRMNELLLRLRDKGNTVLVVEHKPEAIAIADHVVDLGPGAGTAGGSVCFEGTVEGLRAAGTLTGRHLDDRAALKETVRTPKGMLEIRGATAHNLREVDVDIPLGVLCVVTGVAGSGKSSLIHGSIPAGAGVVSIDQGAIRGSRRSNPATYTGLLDPIRKAFAKANGVKPALFSANSEGACPNCNGAGVIYTDLAMMAGVATTCEECEGKRFQASVLEYHFGGRDISEVLAMSVAEAEEFFGAGPARTPAAHAVLVRLADVGLGYLSLGQPLTTLSGGERQRLKLATHMAEKGGVYVLDEPTTGLHLADVEQLLGLLDRLVESGKSVIVIEHHQAVMAHADWIIDLGPGAGHDGGRIVFEGTPADLVAGRSTLTGEHLAAYVGA